A stretch of Brassica napus cultivar Da-Ae chromosome C6, Da-Ae, whole genome shotgun sequence DNA encodes these proteins:
- the LOC106407928 gene encoding uncharacterized protein LOC106407928 — translation MSPELGRYLREADVRKWARSLFPGSRYDIRTTNPAESINSVLRIPREYPVIPLLDSIRELLTRWFYERRLLSSKHVDPLTAKVERKIDRRIVKAKGFQVYKVDNFRSVVKGDIYDCHVDLERRTCTCGMEVHRFTDALYSTAAWRTAYANSINPIAVLESEWNVPAEVKLAKVLPPKTRKSAGRPVKRRYESVEDKIASSQGSRKNKKHKCSRCGTEGHKRGTCDLPI, via the exons ATGAGTCCTGAGCTTGGAAGATATCTACGGGAGGCTGATGTGCGCAAATGGGCTCGTTCTCTCTTCCCTGGCTCCAGGTATGACATTAGGACCACGAACCCTGCAGAGTCTATAAATTCAGTTCTTAGAATACCTAGAGAATATCCGGTTATTCCTTTGCTTGATAGTATAAGAGAACTGTTGACTCGATGGTTCTATGAGCGTCGCTTGTTAAGCTCAAAGCATGTAGATCCTTTAACCGCTaaggtggagagaaagattgaTAGGAGAATTGTGAAGGCAAAAGGATTCCAGGTTTACAAGGTTGACAACTTCAGATCGGTTGTAAAAGGAGACATATATGATTGTCATGTTGATTTGGAAAGAAGAACATGCACATGTG GTATGGAAGTGCACAGATTCACTGACGCCTTATACAGCACTGCAGCGTGGAGAACCGCCTATGCAAATTCCATTAATCCAATAGCAGTTCTAGAGTCTGAATGGAATGTCCCTGCTGAGGTTAAACTTGCAAAGGTTTTACCACCAAAGACAAGAAAGAGTGCTGGTCGACCAGTAAAGAGAAGGtatgaatcagtagaagacaagaTCGCATCTTCTCAAGGATCAAGGAAGAATAAAAAGCATAAGTGCAGCCGTTGTGGAACTGAAGGACACAAGAGAGGAACATGCGATTTACCCATCTAG
- the LOC106407929 gene encoding uncharacterized protein LOC106407929, whose translation MILKPLHVELTILSRFVAMSEELPKRLFKEGEEPRVTQINNNCRIDYIIRKFQAWLPKELDVVKKDPVFHQIFKLHENGLGYSARVIHSFLCRELVTFLQHELWFVFARRPLRFSLQEFHAVTGFECDTHISLEEFEEWKYDGGFWSKVLRRKDGTITLFNLWTKDKEAVKKWRNADRIRLVYLAIILCVVLARDEKANIPLKYIAVVMDLDRVRRYPWGVAAYDLLCKSIAKNRSQLKEKTTSYVLDGFSYALQIWAMEAVPKIGKLCGKKLDKGFKDGPRCINWMGAAKVSYEEIIRLEEIITPKDDIYPYISWTGNYDVVKAQAFRRDDDVEDDRINVLMEMIKKGHDFSEHVWETEENEVISLSLDDESAVNDEASVNVEAAESDDDFQTPKGSKNVGSRSKRGKKRLPDRGMEKRKHKVLASGAKQAPFNEDMKAFMTQLFEHNFSGMEQRIQKQMAETFEQMRTELKQSRKEASVEVELGEPSPTKPSTSQAPLRRSTRGVNKH comes from the exons ATGATATTGAAACCTTTACATGTTGAACTAACAATTTTGTCACGGTTTGTAGCTATGTCTGAGGAGCTACCGAAGAGGCTTTTTAAGGAGGGCGAGGAGCCCCGAGTTACTCAGATCAACAACAACTGCAGGATCGACTACATAATCCGAAAGTTCCAAGCGTGGCTGCCAAAGGAGTTGGATGTCGTGAAGAAAGACCCGGTTTTTCATCAGATTTTTAAGCTCCATGAGAATGGTCTTGGATACTCTGCCAGGGTGATACACAGCTTCTTGTGTAGGGAGCTGGTGACTTTCTTACAGCACGAGCTATGGTTTGTCTTTGCGAGGAGACCGCTTCGATTCTCATTGCAAGAGTTCCACGCCGTAACCGGGTTTGAATGCGATACTCATATCTCGCTTGAGGAGTTTGAAGAGTGGAAATATGATGGTGGTTTCTGGAGCAAGGTTTTGAGGAGAAAAGATGGAACAATTACACTCTTCAACCTGTGGACTAAGGACAAGGAAGCTGTAAAGAAGTGGAGGAATGCAGATCGCATACGTCTTGTCTACTTGGCGATCATTCTTTGTGTGGTATTGGCGAGAGATGAGAAGGCTAATATCCCCCTGAAGTACATCGCGGTGGTCATGGATCTTGACAGAGTTCGAAGGTATCCTTGGGGAGTTGCTGCTTATGACCTTCTCTGCAAATCAATAGCCAAAAATCGTTCCCAACTGAAGGAAAAGACCACTAGCTATGTCTTGGATGGCTTCTCATACGCCTTGcagatttgggcaatggaagcGGTACCAAAAATTGGGAAGCTTTGTGGAAAAAAGCtggataagggtttcaaggACGGTCCTAGATGCATAAACTGGATGGGAGCTGCGAAGGTGTCATATGAGGAGATCATTCGCTTGGAGGAGATTATTACACCCAAg GATGACATCTACCCATACATCTCATGGACAGGAAATTATGATGTTGTCAAAGCTCAGGCGTTTCGCAGAGATGATGATGTGGAGGATGATAGAATCAATGTTCTGATGGAGATGATAAAGAAGGGGCATGATTTTAGTGAGCATGTTTGGGAaactgaagaaaatgaagtgatTTCTTTATCTCTCGATGACGAATCAGCTGTGAATGATGAAGCAAGCGTGAATGTTGAAGCAGCCGAGAGTGATGACGACTTTCAGACTCCGAAAGGATCAAAAAACGTTGGTTCTAGATCAAAGAGGGGTAAAAAGAGGCTTCCCGATCGTGGTATGGAGAAGAGAAAGCATAAGGTTCTCGCAAGTGGTGCAAAGCAAGCTCCTTTTAATGAAGACATGAAGGCTTTTATGACACAGTTGTTTGAGCACAACTTCTCTGGAATGGAACAAAGGATACAGAAACAGATGGCCGAGACATTTGAGCAGATGCGGACAGAGCTTAAACAATCACGTAAGGAAGCCAGCGTTGAAGTTGAGCTTGGAGAGCCTTCACCGACAAAGCCATCGACGAGCCAGGCACCGTTGAGGAGGTCCACACGCGGGGTAAACAAACACTag
- the LOC125588450 gene encoding glutathione S-transferase T2-like has protein sequence MAGIQKREGMHCKQRWPKINEGVCKFVGCYEAATKQRPSGQNEDDVLKMAHEIFFNDYKSKFTMEHTWLELRHDQKWCGTQTTKDKVQSKRRKLDDLSAQSSTSVAGDDEAMARPDGVKAAKARGKKGVSKPASLEEEGKEFKSIWEIKQRDFDFKDKLNKQKLLDSLIAKTEPLSELEIALKNKLITDMLAI, from the coding sequence ATGGCTGGTATTcagaagagagagggaatgcaCTGTAAACAGAGGTGGCCCAAGATTAACGAGGGGGTATGTAAGTTCGTTGGATGTTATGAAGCGGCAACAAAACAGAGACCGAGTGGACAGAACGAGGATGACGTTTTGAAGATGGCTCACGAGATTTTCTTCAATGATTACAAGTCCAAGTTCACCATGGAGCACACATGGTTGGAGCTTCGCCATGACCAGAAGTGGTGTGGAACACAAACTACTAAAGATAAAGTTCAATCCAAGAGGAGGAAGTTAGACGATCTATCGGCTCAGTCATCAACTTCTGTTGCAGGAGATGATGAAGCAATGGCTCGGCCAGATGGTGTTAAAGCTGCAAAGGCTAGAGGAAAAAAAGGTGTGAGTAAGCCAGCGTCTCTGGAAGAAGAAGGAAAGGAGTTCAAGAGTATCTGGGAGATTAAACAGAGAGACTTTGATTTCAAAGATAAGCTTAACAAGCAGAAATTGCTTGATAGTCTAATTGCCAAGACTGAGCCACTTTCGGAACTAGAAATAGCTTTGAAAAATAAGCTTATAACCGACATGTTGGCAATCTAG
- the LOC106407189 gene encoding F-box/FBD/LRR-repeat protein At4g26340 isoform X1, giving the protein MENMPALVEASVCITTGVTQKFLKALTSVHCLSLYLSFSEVVHPSGMIFNQLVHLDLYTFTEGWWDLLTCMLQDSPKLRLLKLSNTATFSPDSTDLGEKYQMLKVLASVATTSASSQLLFD; this is encoded by the exons ATGGAGAATATGCCTGCGTTGGTGGAGGCTTCCGTTTGCATTACTACTGGAGTGACCCAAAAGTTTCTAAAGGCTCTTACTTCTGTCCACTGCCTTTCgctatatttatcattttcagAG gTTGTGCATCCTTCTGGTATGATCTTCAATCAGCTTGTTCATCTGGACTTGTACACTTTCACCGAAGGCTGGTGGGATCTTCTTACTTGTATGCTCCAAGATTCCCCTAAACTGCGACTTCTCAAACTCAGCAAT ACAGCTACATTCTCTCCAGATTCTACTGATTTGGGAGAGAAGTATCAGATGCTCAAGGTGTTGGCATCTGTAGCTACAACGTCCGCTTCGTCTCAGCTTCTATTCGACTGA
- the LOC106407189 gene encoding F-box/FBD/LRR-repeat protein At4g26340 isoform X2 has translation MENMPALVEASVCITTGVTQKFLKALTSVHCLSLYLSFSELVHLDLYTFTEGWWDLLTCMLQDSPKLRLLKLSNTATFSPDSTDLGEKYQMLKVLASVATTSASSQLLFD, from the exons ATGGAGAATATGCCTGCGTTGGTGGAGGCTTCCGTTTGCATTACTACTGGAGTGACCCAAAAGTTTCTAAAGGCTCTTACTTCTGTCCACTGCCTTTCgctatatttatcattttcagAG CTTGTTCATCTGGACTTGTACACTTTCACCGAAGGCTGGTGGGATCTTCTTACTTGTATGCTCCAAGATTCCCCTAAACTGCGACTTCTCAAACTCAGCAAT ACAGCTACATTCTCTCCAGATTCTACTGATTTGGGAGAGAAGTATCAGATGCTCAAGGTGTTGGCATCTGTAGCTACAACGTCCGCTTCGTCTCAGCTTCTATTCGACTGA
- the LOC106407189 gene encoding F-box/FBD/LRR-repeat protein At4g26340 isoform X3 has translation MENMPALVEASVCITTGVTQKFLKALTSVHCLSLYLSFSEVVHPSGMIFNQLVHLDLYTFTEGWWDLLTCMLQDSPKLRLLKLSNLHSLQILLIWERSIRCSRCWHL, from the exons ATGGAGAATATGCCTGCGTTGGTGGAGGCTTCCGTTTGCATTACTACTGGAGTGACCCAAAAGTTTCTAAAGGCTCTTACTTCTGTCCACTGCCTTTCgctatatttatcattttcagAG gTTGTGCATCCTTCTGGTATGATCTTCAATCAGCTTGTTCATCTGGACTTGTACACTTTCACCGAAGGCTGGTGGGATCTTCTTACTTGTATGCTCCAAGATTCCCCTAAACTGCGACTTCTCAAACTCAGCAAT CTACATTCTCTCCAGATTCTACTGATTTGGGAGAGAAGTATCAGATGCTCAAGGTGTTGGCATCTGTAG